In Entomomonas moraniae, one DNA window encodes the following:
- the cydB gene encoding cytochrome d ubiquinol oxidase subunit II: protein MFDYETLRLIAWLAIGFLIIAFIIIDSHDMGVGILLPFLGKANDERHIIINYIASHWSGTQVLLVSSVATIFVIWPTVYAIAFPELYWAALILSVALLLRPVAFNYRTQITTSKWRKCWDWGIFLGSATPSILIGIAFGNLLLGIPFRLDGTMQATYEGDFFKLLHPFALYCGIISLGLVILQGTSILAYKSLGQLQRYAIKAGRIIGILMLIFLSIAGFWVCSLKGIVIDVMPGYNGIMTTLMKTAYSEQGAWLNNYRQLPILWLIPALTYVMIILTLYLQSIKNTAWAFVASSATIATTILTAIIILFPFVLPSSIDPAMSITLWDGSTSYYILVLILIIALIFIPTIFTYAARSYGMYSKLNRKYPHTNNKNLY, encoded by the coding sequence ATGTTCGATTATGAAACACTCAGGCTCATTGCATGGTTAGCAATAGGATTCTTAATTATTGCCTTTATCATCATTGATAGCCATGATATGGGGGTTGGGATTTTATTACCATTTTTGGGTAAAGCAAATGATGAGCGGCATATTATAATAAATTATATTGCAAGCCATTGGAGCGGTACTCAAGTCTTGTTAGTTTCCTCTGTTGCTACCATTTTTGTTATTTGGCCAACCGTTTATGCTATTGCTTTCCCTGAACTTTACTGGGCTGCTTTAATTTTATCGGTAGCCCTTCTTTTAAGACCTGTCGCATTTAACTATCGCACTCAAATAACCACATCTAAATGGCGCAAATGTTGGGATTGGGGCATTTTTTTAGGCAGTGCAACACCTTCAATATTAATCGGTATCGCCTTTGGAAATCTCTTGCTCGGTATTCCATTTCGTTTAGATGGTACAATGCAAGCAACTTATGAAGGTGATTTTTTCAAGCTTTTACACCCTTTTGCATTATATTGCGGTATCATTAGTTTAGGCTTAGTGATATTACAAGGCACGAGTATATTAGCTTATAAATCGCTGGGGCAATTACAACGGTATGCGATAAAAGCAGGACGTATTATAGGCATTCTGATGCTTATATTTCTGAGTATAGCGGGCTTTTGGGTTTGCTCCCTCAAAGGGATCGTTATAGATGTAATGCCTGGTTATAATGGAATAATGACAACATTAATGAAAACAGCTTACTCAGAACAAGGGGCATGGTTGAACAATTATAGGCAACTTCCCATTTTATGGTTAATACCTGCCTTAACCTATGTCATGATTATTTTAACACTTTACCTACAATCAATTAAAAATACTGCATGGGCATTTGTTGCATCATCAGCAACAATAGCCACAACCATTCTCACCGCCATTATTATTCTTTTTCCTTTTGTTCTTCCTTCAAGCATTGATCCTGCGATGAGTATAACTTTATGGGATGGATCTACGAGTTATTATATCTTAGTGCTTATTCTCATTATTGCATTGATATTCATACCAACCATCTTTACCTATGCCGCTCGTTCATATGGCATGTACAGTAAATTAAATCGGAAATACCCCCATACAAATAATAAAAACTTATATTAA
- a CDS encoding pilus assembly protein, producing MVKLPFIDCNQRKARYFSLFSMVFLSTFYMSCYADDTEIYFNDKQTTIKPNVLFILDRSLSMDKDPEGKTIKKDENQDLKTISKLNLLKESFQLIFSDPTISGLRIGVMDYGSGKPNLAKEVIDVDGIDETRNIENLNQQINGDEITFEQPIWLSTDDGYQNKSTQNNWLDFTIGGLLITNTTTGRYFAYRFDNVLLKSKKDREDSGYTNSDYGVKSAKLSLNFYSAAASTTQRQLDVYIDPKVDSVYLRPRTKNDISSRFLAANNANNANLGSHKIQCAIESYRSGTYTCDVTKLVRTQLAKNDWQDGYAMTFIIVNSSYRANNPATARDGGSLSFKERGDQYQAKLIITANKNVIAKNKRTRKETLIDTAFALKTSGATYTNRAIFAASQYISNISGSRNPGPFHSDNAYSTSSKSISTASPLVAGCQLTHFILMSDGQPTNNYYATIRDYMGQKKSCSINGIEERYGDANERCGRALTNWLAQTSQSSFAGPNYIWTHTIGFGMVSDNDDEASDDVQFGPDSNPVKYLRDLASNGNGQFHTAKDIDGLVDAFKSIINEALSVNVSAVSGQVVTSSVDFLEQRREAFYSIYQSQLQDYWPGNLKGFKMVYNKEMVDGKLIEIPVLYSWNEGQKAINSDGQFKSGVDSAWSEGMGDGGNVKAGGVVAQLPEQDELPNRPLFTFVSGTQVAINSSANLSTKDLDLANDEDDVKKGLLDFMRGYVYQAGGSKSAAGKKIGDSIASGVSMISYGCAKSGNDITKCDFNDLNLVGLLASNDGVLRSYDLKTGKALYEFMPKEMLPIIKHLQKPVTLMEEIKDENNNLLSTKKVVKTYGLDGKVIIYHEPSKKENKDGFIRSGDKAYAFLAAGRGGGYIYAFDISYENRKMFKPMWTLTSTSSSFSNLGAAWSEPIVGKVDISGTVTPVVIFGAGNQDPHNKDHKGNGVYMVDAETGTIIWSGSNMTYSVPGGVTAYVDKDNNPDGLISDIFFGDLGGQIWRFHINNGQNISNLVKPAGNSNGVVARIGARYFYQKPVIYDLSNAQNETKNMISINIGSGYKEHPLVQNNQDRFYSLRFPKDYKSTDSIVTTESDLAELTLDTEGTTYVKNNQSIAKGFMVILDSQVGEKVISNAAVFSDRLVFNTYIPDNTFNPKTCIPNTGKQRSYSVNVVTGKNLLKDKYVETSISTIPNDVTVYCGSSFCSLVTGTNMLDGDSSKYEGRCENGVCEFPFTGSKPGGIYIKTGWTDLFSL from the coding sequence ATGGTTAAGTTACCTTTTATAGACTGTAATCAACGGAAGGCAAGATACTTTAGCCTTTTCTCAATGGTATTTCTTTCGACTTTTTATATGTCGTGCTATGCAGATGATACCGAGATTTATTTTAATGATAAGCAAACAACAATAAAACCCAATGTTTTATTTATATTAGATAGATCCCTCTCAATGGATAAAGACCCTGAGGGAAAGACAATAAAAAAAGATGAAAATCAAGATTTAAAAACGATATCCAAACTTAACTTATTAAAAGAGTCATTCCAACTTATATTTTCCGATCCTACTATTAGTGGACTAAGAATAGGGGTTATGGACTATGGTTCAGGTAAACCTAATCTAGCAAAAGAAGTCATTGATGTTGATGGAATTGACGAAACGAGAAATATAGAGAATTTAAATCAACAGATTAATGGGGATGAAATTACGTTTGAACAGCCTATATGGCTATCTACCGATGATGGTTATCAGAATAAAAGTACACAAAATAATTGGCTAGATTTTACTATAGGCGGATTATTAATTACTAATACCACAACAGGTCGGTACTTTGCTTATCGATTTGATAACGTTCTTTTAAAATCTAAAAAAGATAGGGAAGATTCAGGTTATACTAATTCAGATTATGGCGTGAAAAGTGCTAAGTTATCATTAAACTTTTATAGTGCTGCTGCTAGTACGACGCAGAGACAATTAGATGTCTATATTGACCCTAAAGTTGATTCAGTTTATCTAAGACCCCGGACCAAAAATGATATTAGTTCTCGATTTCTTGCTGCAAATAATGCAAATAATGCAAATCTAGGCTCTCATAAAATACAGTGTGCTATTGAAAGTTATAGATCGGGAACATACACCTGTGATGTAACGAAACTCGTTAGAACGCAATTAGCTAAAAATGATTGGCAAGATGGTTATGCAATGACGTTTATTATTGTAAACTCTTCTTATCGTGCCAATAATCCAGCAACTGCTAGGGATGGTGGTTCTCTTTCATTTAAAGAAAGGGGTGATCAATATCAAGCAAAATTAATTATTACAGCCAATAAAAATGTTATTGCTAAAAATAAAAGGACTCGTAAAGAAACCCTAATTGATACAGCTTTTGCTTTAAAAACCAGTGGTGCCACGTATACAAATAGAGCTATTTTTGCTGCTTCGCAATACATTAGTAATATTTCAGGCAGTAGAAATCCTGGACCTTTCCACTCAGATAATGCCTATAGTACTTCTTCAAAGAGTATTTCTACGGCTAGTCCGCTAGTTGCGGGTTGTCAGTTAACACATTTTATTCTTATGTCTGATGGTCAGCCAACCAATAATTATTATGCTACGATTAGAGATTATATGGGGCAAAAAAAATCATGTTCTATCAATGGTATTGAGGAGCGTTATGGTGATGCAAATGAACGCTGTGGACGTGCTTTAACCAACTGGTTAGCTCAAACAAGCCAGTCAAGTTTTGCAGGGCCTAATTATATTTGGACACATACCATTGGTTTTGGGATGGTAAGTGATAATGATGATGAAGCTAGTGATGATGTTCAATTTGGTCCTGATTCAAATCCTGTAAAATATTTAAGGGATTTAGCCTCTAATGGCAATGGACAATTTCATACAGCAAAAGATATTGATGGGTTAGTTGATGCATTTAAAAGCATTATTAATGAAGCATTATCAGTTAACGTGTCTGCTGTAAGTGGTCAGGTTGTTACAAGTTCAGTTGATTTTTTAGAGCAACGTAGAGAAGCCTTTTATTCCATTTACCAAAGTCAGTTACAAGATTATTGGCCCGGCAATTTAAAAGGCTTTAAGATGGTTTATAACAAAGAGATGGTAGATGGTAAGCTTATTGAAATACCTGTTCTTTATAGCTGGAATGAAGGGCAAAAAGCTATTAACTCTGATGGGCAGTTTAAATCAGGGGTTGACAGTGCATGGTCAGAAGGAATGGGAGATGGTGGGAATGTTAAGGCAGGTGGTGTCGTAGCACAGTTACCTGAGCAAGATGAACTTCCAAATCGTCCCCTTTTTACTTTTGTTAGTGGTACACAGGTAGCAATTAACTCTTCAGCAAATTTATCAACAAAAGATTTAGATCTGGCTAATGACGAGGATGATGTAAAAAAAGGATTATTAGATTTTATGCGTGGCTACGTTTACCAAGCCGGGGGAAGTAAATCTGCAGCCGGTAAAAAGATAGGTGATTCGATTGCTTCTGGTGTCAGTATGATCAGTTACGGTTGCGCAAAGAGTGGAAATGATATTACAAAGTGTGACTTTAATGATCTTAATCTAGTAGGTTTGTTGGCTAGTAATGACGGTGTTTTACGTAGTTATGATTTAAAAACAGGTAAAGCCCTTTATGAGTTTATGCCGAAAGAAATGTTGCCTATAATTAAACATCTTCAAAAGCCTGTAACGCTAATGGAAGAAATAAAAGATGAAAACAATAATTTATTATCAACCAAGAAAGTAGTAAAAACCTATGGTTTAGATGGCAAGGTTATTATTTACCACGAACCTTCGAAAAAAGAAAATAAGGATGGTTTTATTAGATCCGGTGATAAAGCTTATGCCTTTTTAGCGGCAGGTCGAGGTGGTGGTTATATCTATGCTTTCGATATTTCATATGAAAATAGAAAGATGTTCAAACCAATGTGGACACTAACCTCAACCTCTTCGAGTTTTTCTAATTTAGGCGCTGCATGGTCAGAGCCTATAGTGGGTAAGGTTGATATAAGTGGAACTGTTACTCCTGTTGTTATATTTGGTGCAGGTAATCAAGACCCTCATAATAAAGACCATAAAGGAAATGGCGTTTATATGGTCGATGCTGAGACAGGCACTATTATTTGGAGCGGTAGTAATATGACTTATAGTGTTCCTGGTGGGGTTACAGCTTATGTGGATAAAGATAATAATCCAGATGGGCTTATTTCTGATATTTTCTTTGGTGATCTAGGCGGTCAAATATGGCGCTTTCATATTAATAATGGCCAAAATATATCAAATCTAGTTAAGCCTGCTGGAAATAGTAATGGGGTTGTTGCGCGTATAGGTGCTCGTTATTTTTATCAGAAGCCTGTGATTTATGATTTAAGTAATGCTCAAAACGAAACAAAAAATATGATCTCAATTAATATTGGTTCAGGGTATAAAGAGCATCCATTGGTACAAAATAATCAGGATAGATTTTATTCTCTCAGATTTCCTAAGGATTACAAATCAACGGATAGTATAGTTACAACAGAAAGTGATCTAGCTGAATTGACATTGGATACAGAAGGGACAACTTATGTTAAAAATAACCAGAGTATTGCTAAAGGATTTATGGTTATTCTTGATAGTCAAGTCGGAGAGAAAGTTATCTCTAATGCAGCAGTATTTTCTGATCGTTTAGTGTTTAATACGTATATTCCAGATAATACATTTAATCCTAAAACTTGCATCCCAAATACAGGTAAACAAAGATCTTATTCAGTGAATGTTGTAACAGGTAAAAACTTATTAAAAGATAAGTATGTTGAAACATCAATATCGACTATTCCTAACGATGTTACAGTTTATTGTGGTAGTTCTTTCTGTTCTCTTGTCACGGGTACTAATATGTTGGATGGTGATTCATCTAAGTATGAAGGGCGATGTGAAAATGGTGTGTGTGAATTTCCTTTTACAGGTAGTAAGCCTGGAGGAATATACATAAAAACAGGTTGGACCGATCTATTTTCTTTATAG
- a CDS encoding cytochrome ubiquinol oxidase subunit I: MIDGSAVDLARLQFAMTAMYHFIFVPLTLGLVWILVIMESVYVVTGKEIYKEMTKFWGKLFGINFALGVTTGITLEFQFGTNWAYYSQYVGDIFGAPLAIEGLMAFFLESTMIGLFFFGWNKLSRGKHLVVTILLALASNLSAVLILIANGWMQHPIGSEFNPITMRMELTSFSDIVFNPMAQEKFVHTVSAGYVTGSMFVLGISSWYLLKGKFIDFAKRSFVIAAAFGIASVFSVIILGDSSGLSVAETQKSKLAALEGMWETEPAPAAFTLFAIPNEKEQKNNFEIKIPYALGILITHSLDKEIPGIKEIRAENVKRIENGVIAAQALDTLKNKSKKDQHDEAMSLLKTHQNDLGYGLLVRKYVQNFNEATPEVIEQAAHDSVPRVAPLFFSFRIMVVLGGLFVLIFVYAFYLSIKGTMQTKPWFLRTCLYCIPLPWIAIMCGWFLAEYGRQPWTVFGVLPTHMSASSVSAGSVLASLIGFIAFYTGLLIVELYLMFKYARLGPVVLIEPVK, encoded by the coding sequence ATGATAGACGGTAGTGCAGTGGATTTGGCGAGATTGCAGTTTGCAATGACTGCAATGTATCATTTTATTTTCGTTCCCTTAACATTAGGGCTTGTGTGGATTCTTGTTATCATGGAGTCTGTCTATGTTGTAACAGGTAAAGAAATCTATAAAGAAATGACGAAGTTCTGGGGTAAGTTATTTGGAATTAACTTTGCCCTTGGTGTAACAACAGGCATTACCTTGGAGTTTCAGTTTGGAACAAACTGGGCTTACTATTCTCAATACGTGGGTGATATTTTTGGTGCGCCTTTGGCTATTGAGGGGTTAATGGCTTTCTTCCTTGAGTCAACGATGATTGGTTTGTTCTTTTTTGGTTGGAATAAGCTCTCAAGAGGAAAGCACTTAGTTGTTACTATTTTGCTGGCTTTAGCTTCTAACTTATCGGCTGTGTTAATTTTAATTGCTAATGGGTGGATGCAACATCCTATTGGTTCTGAATTTAACCCTATCACGATGCGTATGGAGTTAACCAGTTTCTCTGATATTGTATTTAACCCAATGGCTCAAGAGAAGTTTGTTCATACCGTTTCGGCGGGGTATGTTACAGGTTCGATGTTTGTGCTTGGTATTTCTTCTTGGTATTTACTCAAGGGTAAATTTATCGATTTTGCGAAACGTTCTTTTGTTATTGCGGCTGCTTTTGGGATTGCCTCTGTTTTTAGCGTGATTATATTAGGGGACTCATCAGGCCTTTCTGTGGCTGAAACACAGAAATCTAAGTTGGCTGCATTAGAGGGGATGTGGGAAACAGAACCAGCACCTGCCGCTTTTACTTTGTTTGCGATACCTAATGAAAAAGAGCAGAAGAATAATTTTGAAATTAAAATACCTTATGCTTTAGGTATTTTAATTACGCACTCTCTTGATAAGGAAATCCCAGGCATTAAGGAAATAAGAGCTGAAAATGTCAAACGAATTGAAAATGGTGTTATTGCTGCTCAAGCATTAGATACTTTAAAAAATAAATCAAAAAAGGATCAGCATGATGAAGCTATGTCATTATTAAAGACTCATCAGAATGATTTAGGCTATGGATTGCTTGTACGAAAATATGTTCAAAATTTCAATGAGGCGACTCCTGAAGTTATTGAGCAAGCCGCCCATGATTCTGTCCCTAGGGTAGCTCCGCTATTCTTCTCATTTAGAATTATGGTTGTACTAGGGGGGCTTTTTGTTCTTATCTTTGTGTACGCGTTCTATTTATCTATTAAAGGAACAATGCAGACGAAACCTTGGTTTCTTAGAACCTGTTTATACTGTATCCCATTACCTTGGATTGCCATTATGTGTGGTTGGTTCTTAGCTGAATATGGTCGTCAACCTTGGACAGTATTTGGTGTATTACCTACTCATATGTCAGCTTCTTCTGTTAGTGCTGGTTCTGTACTTGCCTCATTAATTGGTTTTATTGCATTTTATACAGGATTGCTAATCGTTGAACTTTATTTAATGTTCAAATATGCTCGTTTAGGCCCTGTTGTTCTTATTGAACCAGTTAAATAA
- the cydP gene encoding cytochrome oxidase putative small subunit CydP: protein MNNRAKRFSPLGKHLLLIIIIKVVILYCLWFVLIKPYKVKVDIEQIYNVQPEVSNQKELSDDRR from the coding sequence ATGAATAATCGAGCAAAAAGATTTTCACCATTAGGTAAGCATTTACTTTTAATTATCATAATTAAAGTAGTGATTCTTTATTGCCTTTGGTTTGTACTAATTAAACCTTACAAAGTTAAGGTTGATATTGAGCAAATATATAACGTACAGCCAGAAGTGTCTAATCAGAAGGAGTTAAGTGATGATAGACGGTAG
- the cydX gene encoding cytochrome bd-I oxidase subunit CydX — MWYFSWFLGVGFAVLLAVVNALWYEARMDSKNIKDES; from the coding sequence ATGTGGTACTTTTCTTGGTTTTTAGGTGTTGGCTTCGCTGTTTTATTGGCTGTTGTTAATGCCTTATGGTACGAGGCACGTATGGATAGTAAAAATATTAAGGATGAAAGTTAA
- a CDS encoding DUF2946 domain-containing protein, protein MLRQKALSRFYAYCGLFAILLIVVCPLITQTIALMAKPSTIKHLYPPPSLSHFECASQFFKENNLDPNDFNPESMKASSHDEDYSQVDMNEHHDMDHGRIVSCGYCDLIHTATILVAFYVVIFNAPSSDVVLVTADPYVFSPNFWSTLTRAPPITLLMS, encoded by the coding sequence ATGTTAAGGCAAAAGGCATTATCACGCTTTTATGCATATTGTGGGTTGTTTGCAATATTGCTGATAGTTGTTTGCCCGTTAATCACTCAAACGATAGCCTTAATGGCTAAGCCATCTACAATTAAGCATCTATACCCCCCCCCCTCCTTAAGTCATTTTGAGTGTGCTTCGCAGTTTTTTAAAGAGAATAATTTAGATCCTAATGATTTTAATCCTGAGTCCATGAAAGCTTCTTCTCATGATGAAGATTATAGCCAAGTAGATATGAATGAGCACCATGATATGGATCATGGAAGAATAGTATCTTGTGGCTATTGTGACTTAATTCATACTGCCACTATCCTTGTTGCCTTTTATGTCGTAATATTTAATGCACCTAGTTCTGATGTCGTTTTAGTGACGGCAGATCCCTATGTTTTTTCACCTAACTTTTGGTCTACTCTCACCCGAGCCCCTCCTATAACACTTCTAATGAGTTAA
- the clpA gene encoding ATP-dependent Clp protease ATP-binding subunit ClpA, translated as MLNKALEETVNAAFREASMKRHEFITVEHLLLALLENSEALQVFRAYNIHVENLATELTNFIEKATPIIPTIHTDTQTDATLGFHRVLQRAVFHMQSSGKTEVTGVNVLVAIFSETESQAVYLLKKYGLSRLDVVRYISHGIAKEGSEENLEIDTNEVNSSDSAVEKNPLESYASNLNELAQQGLIDPLVGRESEVERVAQVLARRRKNNPLLVGEAGVGKTAIVEGLAKRIVDGQVPEVLKDSVIYSLDLGALLAGTKYRGDFEKRFKAVLKELKKSKNAILFIDEIHTIIGAGATTGGAMDASNLLKPALSGGQIRCVGSTTFKEYRGIFEKDHALSRRFQKIDVVEPSITDTVRILQGLKSRFEEHHHIGYTDDALKAAAELAARHISDRHMPDKAIDVIDEAGAYQQLQKAENRAERIDVPQVEAIIAKMACVPSKSVNASDKELLRNLERDLKMTVFGQDRAISSLSAAIKLSRAGLKAPDKPIGSFLFVGPTGVGKTEVAKQLSKALGIELIRFDMSEYMEQHSASRLIGAPPGYVGFDEGGLLVEAITKTPHCVLLLDEIEKAHPAIFNLLLQVMDHGTLTDNNGRKADFRNVVLIMTSNAGAQDASRTSIGFTHQDNSTDSMEAVKKVFTPEFRNRLDSVIQFGQLTDNVLHSIVDKFLVELQVQLEEKQVQLDVSEVARAWLAKNGYDPQMGARPMGRIIQEKLKRPLAEEILFGKLADHGGSVHVDLKDEQLTFDVVEQFVEPA; from the coding sequence ATGTTAAATAAAGCCCTTGAAGAAACAGTTAATGCCGCTTTTCGCGAAGCCAGTATGAAGCGTCATGAATTTATCACAGTAGAACACCTATTATTAGCACTGCTAGAAAATTCAGAGGCGTTGCAAGTCTTTCGTGCCTACAATATACATGTTGAGAATTTAGCTACTGAACTGACTAATTTTATTGAAAAAGCAACGCCTATTATCCCGACCATCCATACAGACACACAAACTGATGCAACATTAGGGTTCCATCGAGTGTTACAACGTGCTGTATTCCATATGCAAAGTTCTGGAAAAACAGAGGTGACAGGTGTAAACGTCCTCGTGGCTATATTTAGTGAAACAGAAAGCCAAGCAGTTTATTTATTAAAAAAATATGGTTTATCACGTTTAGATGTTGTTCGTTATATTTCTCATGGTATCGCTAAAGAAGGTAGTGAGGAAAATTTAGAGATTGATACTAATGAAGTTAATTCGTCAGACAGTGCTGTAGAAAAGAATCCGTTAGAAAGTTATGCTTCTAATTTAAATGAATTAGCACAACAAGGCCTGATTGACCCTTTAGTTGGAAGAGAGAGCGAAGTAGAGCGTGTTGCACAGGTATTAGCTCGTCGCCGTAAAAATAATCCTCTATTAGTTGGAGAGGCGGGTGTTGGTAAGACAGCAATTGTTGAAGGCTTAGCCAAACGCATTGTCGATGGGCAAGTGCCAGAAGTTTTAAAAGACAGTGTTATCTATTCATTAGATTTAGGTGCTTTACTGGCAGGCACGAAGTACCGTGGTGATTTTGAGAAACGTTTTAAAGCGGTTTTGAAAGAGCTGAAAAAATCTAAGAATGCCATTTTATTTATTGATGAAATCCATACCATTATAGGTGCAGGTGCTACTACTGGTGGAGCAATGGATGCTTCTAATTTATTAAAGCCTGCATTAAGTGGTGGGCAAATTCGTTGTGTTGGTTCGACCACATTTAAAGAATATCGTGGTATATTTGAGAAAGATCATGCGTTATCTCGACGTTTTCAAAAAATAGATGTTGTAGAGCCTTCCATAACCGATACTGTTCGAATTTTACAAGGGCTGAAGTCCCGTTTTGAAGAACATCATCATATTGGCTATACTGATGATGCGCTTAAAGCTGCTGCTGAGTTAGCAGCTCGTCATATTTCTGATCGCCATATGCCTGACAAAGCCATTGATGTAATTGATGAGGCTGGTGCTTATCAACAGTTACAAAAAGCTGAGAATAGAGCTGAGCGTATTGATGTTCCCCAAGTTGAAGCAATTATTGCTAAAATGGCATGTGTACCATCAAAGAGTGTTAATGCCTCAGATAAAGAGCTATTGCGTAATTTAGAACGCGATTTGAAAATGACAGTTTTTGGACAAGATAGAGCGATTAGCTCTTTGAGTGCTGCAATTAAGTTATCTCGTGCAGGACTAAAAGCACCAGACAAACCTATTGGTTCATTCTTATTTGTTGGTCCAACAGGCGTTGGTAAAACGGAGGTAGCCAAACAGTTAAGCAAGGCATTGGGGATCGAACTAATTCGCTTTGATATGTCAGAGTATATGGAGCAGCATTCGGCGTCTCGGTTGATTGGCGCTCCTCCGGGGTATGTTGGGTTTGATGAAGGTGGTCTGTTGGTTGAGGCCATTACTAAAACACCACATTGTGTTCTTTTGTTAGATGAAATTGAAAAAGCACATCCTGCTATTTTTAACTTGTTGCTACAAGTTATGGACCATGGAACATTAACGGATAATAACGGCCGCAAGGCGGACTTTAGAAATGTTGTATTAATTATGACATCTAATGCTGGTGCGCAAGACGCCTCACGTACATCGATAGGATTTACACATCAAGATAATTCGACAGATTCGATGGAAGCTGTGAAAAAAGTATTTACACCTGAGTTTCGTAATCGTTTAGACTCAGTGATTCAGTTTGGTCAGTTAACTGATAATGTATTACATAGTATTGTCGATAAGTTCTTGGTTGAGTTACAGGTTCAATTAGAAGAAAAACAAGTACAGCTTGATGTTTCAGAGGTTGCACGTGCTTGGCTAGCTAAAAATGGCTATGATCCACAAATGGGAGCAAGGCCAATGGGGCGTATAATTCAAGAAAAATTAAAACGCCCCCTTGCAGAAGAAATTTTATTTGGTAAATTAGCAGATCATGGAGGTAGTGTTCATGTGGATCTTAAAGATGAACAATTAACCTTTGATGTGGTAGAACAATTTGTAGAACCTGCTTAA
- the cydB gene encoding cytochrome d ubiquinol oxidase subunit II, with amino-acid sequence MFDYETLKLIWWLLIGIILIAFAIMDGHDMGVGTLLPLLGKTDNERRIIINSVAPHWDGNQVWLITAGAGIFAAWPIVYSIAFSGLYWAILLLLSALFFRPVGFEYRSKIVSTRWRRNWDWGIFIGSAIPSFLFGVAFGNLLLGIPFHLDETMRAQFDGNFFDLLHPFALICGLVSFTLLVLQGATFLIHRTEGELQLRVIKVARVVGIVMLICFSIAGIWVFFLKGITIDTIADTNQAMNPLMKTVHVEQGAWLNNYKHYSWLWLAPVLVYAMVILTLVLQAAKRTAIAFISSSLAVTGTILTAGIALFPFVLPSNIDPAMSVTLWDGAASYYTLTIMLIVVLIFVPLILSYTAWSYYVMRGKLNESYIESNDKLLY; translated from the coding sequence ATGTTTGATTATGAAACACTTAAACTGATCTGGTGGCTTCTCATCGGTATCATATTAATAGCGTTCGCTATTATGGATGGACATGACATGGGGGTTGGTACATTACTTCCATTATTAGGAAAAACAGATAATGAGCGCCGTATCATTATAAATAGTGTGGCGCCTCACTGGGATGGAAATCAGGTATGGCTTATTACTGCTGGTGCGGGAATATTTGCCGCATGGCCAATAGTCTATTCTATTGCTTTTTCTGGACTTTATTGGGCTATTCTACTCTTATTATCAGCGTTGTTTTTTCGCCCTGTAGGTTTTGAGTATCGCTCAAAAATAGTGAGCACGCGGTGGCGTAGGAATTGGGACTGGGGAATATTCATAGGCAGTGCTATTCCTTCATTTTTATTTGGTGTTGCCTTTGGTAACTTACTGCTAGGTATACCATTTCATCTTGATGAAACAATGCGTGCTCAATTTGATGGTAATTTTTTTGATTTGTTACATCCTTTTGCATTAATTTGTGGTTTAGTGAGTTTTACATTACTTGTGTTGCAAGGTGCCACATTTCTAATCCATAGAACAGAAGGGGAGTTACAATTACGCGTTATAAAGGTCGCTCGTGTGGTAGGCATTGTGATGCTTATTTGTTTTTCTATTGCTGGTATTTGGGTATTTTTCTTAAAAGGTATTACTATTGATACGATTGCAGATACTAATCAAGCAATGAATCCTTTAATGAAGACTGTGCATGTAGAGCAAGGGGCTTGGTTAAATAATTATAAGCATTATTCTTGGTTATGGCTGGCACCTGTACTGGTTTATGCTATGGTTATTTTAACACTTGTTTTACAAGCAGCTAAACGCACGGCCATAGCTTTTATCAGCTCATCGCTTGCAGTGACAGGTACTATCTTAACGGCAGGAATTGCATTATTTCCTTTTGTATTGCCTTCTAATATTGATCCTGCAATGAGTGTAACTTTGTGGGATGGTGCTGCAAGTTACTACACGTTAACAATTATGTTAATTGTGGTACTCATTTTTGTTCCTCTTATCCTTTCTTATACCGCTTGGTCATACTATGTTATGCGCGGTAAGTTAAATGAAAGCTATATTGAGTCCAATGATAAATTATTATATTAG